GTAGGACAGCGCAACGTTCTTGGCATTGCCCGAGGCGTCCTGGTAGATAGCGATCAGGTCAGGGATACCGCCGCCCTTCACGAACTCGGAACGTACGGTGTGGCCTGGAGCCTTCGGCGCGATCATGATCACGTCGAGGTCAGCGCGCGGCACAACCTGGTTGTAGTGGATCGCGAAACCGTGGGAGAAGGCCAGGGTGGCGCCTTTCTTGATGTTCGGCTCGATTTCGTTCTTGTACAGGGAGGACTGGAACTCGTCCGGGGTCAGGATCATGACCAGGTCGGCAGCCGCGACAGCGGACGCAACGTCGGTCACTTTCAGGCCGTGAGCTTCAGCCTTGGCAACGGTGGCCGAGCCTTTACGCAGGCCAACGGTAACGTCAACGCCGGAGTCTTTCAGGTTGCACGCTTGAGCGTGGCCTTGGGAACCGTAACCGATGATGGCAACTTTCTTGCCCTGGATGATCGACAGGTCGCAGTCTTTATCGTAGAAAACTTTCATGAATTTCCCCTATATCAGGCCGTTCAGGCCGTTCGCTAATTTGGTTTAGATGCTGAGTACTTTGTCGCCGCGGGCAATGCCGGTCACGCCACTACGGACGGTTTCCAGAATCGATGCGGTGCCGATGGACTGAATGAAGCTGTCGAGCTTGTCGCTGGTACCGGTCAGTTGAACGGTATAAACGCTGGCGCTGACATCGACAATCTGTCCACGGTAAATATCGGTAGTGCGTTTGATCTCGGCGCGCTGGGCGCCGGTGGCCTTAACCTTGACCAGCATCAGTTCGCGTTCGATGTGAGCGCTCTCCGACAGGTCGACCAGCTTGACCACTTCGATCAGCTTGTTCAGGTTCTTGGTGATCTGCTCGATGATTTCATCATGACCCACGGTGGTCAGCGTCAGACGCGACAGAGTCGGGTCTTCGGTTGGCGCCACGGTCAGGCTTTCAATGTTGTAGTTGCGCTGCGAAAACAGCCCTACTACACGAGACAGAGCGCCGGGTTCGTTTTCCAGAAGCAAGGAAATAATGTGCCGCATGATTAAGTACGCTCCGTCTTGCTCAGCCACATATCGCGCATGGAGCCGTCTTTGATCTGCATCGGGTAGACGTGCTCGCTGGTGTCGACCGAAATATCGAGCACCACCAGGCGATCCTTCATGGCAAACGCTTCTTCCATCTTCGACTTCAAGTCTTTCGAGTCGGTGATGCGCATGCCGACGTGACCATAGGCCTCGGCCAGCTTGACGAAGTCAGGCAGCGACTCCATGTAAGAATGCGAGTGACGGCTGCCGTAGCTCATGTCCTGCCACTGGCGAACCATGCCCAGCACACCATTGTTCAGGATCACGATCTTGACCGGCAAACCGTACTGCAGGCAGGTCGACAGCTCCTGAATGTTCATCTGGATACTGCCTTCGCCGGTCACGCAGACAACGTCTGCATCCGGGAAGCTCAGGCTAATGCCCATGGCCGCCGGAAAACCGAAGCCCATGGTGCCCAGGCCGCCGGAGTTGATCCAACGGTTCGGTTTGTTGAACTTGTAGTACTGCGCGGCGAACATCTGGTGCTGGCCCACGTCGGACGCAACATACGCATCGCCCTTGGTCACTTCACACAGGGTCTCGACCACGGTTTGCGGCTTGATGACGCTACCGTCGCCCTTGTCATAAGGGAACAGCCCACGGTCACCGCGCCACTCGTCGACTTGTTTCCACCAACTGGCAACCGCTTCCTTGTTCGGGGTCTCGCCGATTTCCTTGAGGATCGTGACCATTTCGGTCAGGACACTCTCCACCGGACCCACGATTGGCACGTCGGCCTTGATGGTCTTGGAGATCGATGCCGGGTCGATGTCGATGTGAATGATCTTGGCATTCGGGCAGAACTTCGCCGGGCCGTTGATCACACGGTCATCAAAACGCGCACCGACGGCGAGGATCACGTCGGCATGGTGCATGGTCAGGTTGGCGGTGTAGCTGCCGTGCATGCCGAGCATGCCGATGAACTGACGGTCAGTTCCCGGATAGGCGCCCAGGCCCATCAAGGTATTGGTCACTGGCAGGTTGAGCATTTGGGCCAGTTCGGTCAGCGGCGCGGAGCCACCACCGAGGATCACGCCGCCACCTGCGTACAACACAGGACGCTTGGCCGCCAGGAGCATTTCGGCTGCCTTGCGGATTTGCCCGGAGTGACCACGAACCGCTGGGCTGTAGGAACGCAGCTTGGCTTTTTTCGGGAAGATGTATTCGAACTTCTCGGCCGGGTTGGTCATGTCTTTCGGGATATCGACAACGACAGGACCAGGACGACCGGATTGCGCCAGGTAGAAGGCTTTCTTCATGACTTCCGGGATTTCCGACGCATGCTTGATCATGAAGCTGTGTTTCACGATCGGCCGGGAGATACCGATCATGTCGGTTTCCTGGAATGCATCGGTGCCGACCATGGTGCTGGGCACCTGACCGGAAATGATCACCATCGGAATGGAGTCCATGTAGGCCGTGGCGATACCGGTGATGGCGTTGGTTGCGCCCGGGCCGGAAGTCACCAGTACTACGCCGGCTTTACCGGTAGCACGGGCATAGCCGTCAGCCATATGGGTCGCAGCCTGCTCGTGACGAACCAGGATGTGAGTCACTTCCGGTTCTTTGAACAGGGCATCGTATACATGAAGGAGAGCACCACCCGGGTACCCGTAAATATATTTGACGCCTTCGTCACGCAAAAAGCGGACGAGCATCTCACCGCCAGATAAAAGCTCCACGTTGTTCACCTCTAAAACGCCAGAATACCGCCCACATCGGGGACGGGTCTTAATAGGTTTACTTCTCAGCAGAGCATGAGCGACGGTGGTCGCCGACTACGTCAGCACTGACTGAGCAAGTATTGGGAGCGTCCCAAGTGTTGCGGGACTTTCCCACCCAGCGCGAGGTAACGCGTTGCGGGTGTAACAGGTCGGCGCGGATATGCGCCTCATGATCTGCTGAGCGGGCCTGCTTCTGGCAGTCCCTCTACAGCGGACTTTGGATTCTTCTGTTTCGCCCTCTGCAAGTCAAGCTGTCAATGTGCCTAATTCGAACTAAGCACATGAGAACGCAAGAAAAAATCGCCAAACGCGAGGTCAGATCAGTTGGATTGCGCAGTTTTGGCAAGAAATTGGCATGCGAACGCAGCGCCAGCTGTCAGCAGAGGGGATTTTTGGGGAGACGAACGGTCACTGCCGGCCTGCACCGGCAGT
This region of Pseudomonas fluorescens genomic DNA includes:
- the ilvN gene encoding acetolactate synthase small subunit, with product MRHIISLLLENEPGALSRVVGLFSQRNYNIESLTVAPTEDPTLSRLTLTTVGHDEIIEQITKNLNKLIEVVKLVDLSESAHIERELMLVKVKATGAQRAEIKRTTDIYRGQIVDVSASVYTVQLTGTSDKLDSFIQSIGTASILETVRSGVTGIARGDKVLSI
- a CDS encoding acetolactate synthase 3 large subunit, with protein sequence MELLSGGEMLVRFLRDEGVKYIYGYPGGALLHVYDALFKEPEVTHILVRHEQAATHMADGYARATGKAGVVLVTSGPGATNAITGIATAYMDSIPMVIISGQVPSTMVGTDAFQETDMIGISRPIVKHSFMIKHASEIPEVMKKAFYLAQSGRPGPVVVDIPKDMTNPAEKFEYIFPKKAKLRSYSPAVRGHSGQIRKAAEMLLAAKRPVLYAGGGVILGGGSAPLTELAQMLNLPVTNTLMGLGAYPGTDRQFIGMLGMHGSYTANLTMHHADVILAVGARFDDRVINGPAKFCPNAKIIHIDIDPASISKTIKADVPIVGPVESVLTEMVTILKEIGETPNKEAVASWWKQVDEWRGDRGLFPYDKGDGSVIKPQTVVETLCEVTKGDAYVASDVGQHQMFAAQYYKFNKPNRWINSGGLGTMGFGFPAAMGISLSFPDADVVCVTGEGSIQMNIQELSTCLQYGLPVKIVILNNGVLGMVRQWQDMSYGSRHSHSYMESLPDFVKLAEAYGHVGMRITDSKDLKSKMEEAFAMKDRLVVLDISVDTSEHVYPMQIKDGSMRDMWLSKTERT